DNA sequence from the Anser cygnoides isolate HZ-2024a breed goose chromosome 22, Taihu_goose_T2T_genome, whole genome shotgun sequence genome:
gaagagctggcACCCGCAGACCCTGCGCAATGTGGAGAAGGTGTGGAAGGCCGAGCAGAAGCATGAGGCCGAGCGCAAGAAGATCGAGGAGCTGCagcgggagctgcaggaggagcgggCCCGCGAGGAGATGCAGCGCTACGCCGAGGACATGGGCACCGTCAGGTGAGGAGCGGCCGCTGGGCCCGGTGCTGCCTGGCGAGGTGCTCCGTGCCCTGCTGGTGCCCCTGAGGGATGTATTTTCAGCACTGTTTTTAACGTGTACGATGCGGAAAGTTTTCTGCTCACCTTCGTAAGCCAGCGCTTTAAGTTTTACCTTTTAGTTTTACCTTTAGAAGGTAAAAGTTTTACCTTTAGAGCTctgtaatagaaaataaaacgCTCTTGTTTgcaacaggaaaagagaagagaagttGGAGTGGATGTACCAGGGTCCTGGGGGCATGGTCAACAGAGAGGAATACCTGATGGGTCGCCCCGTGGACAAATACGTCTTTGAGAAGACAGAAGACAAGGATGCGGGCTGTTCCAACGAGACAGGACTTCTCCCAGGCTCCATTTTTGCCAAGTCTGGTGCCAATTCTGTTCTAGACATGGCGAACAAAATCCGTGAGGATCCGCTCTTCATGATAAGGTACCAAATGTGGGGGTGAAAGCAGTAGTGGATCAGGCAAAGCATTCATGATAGTAGCTTGATAAGAACTATCTTAGTCTTTTACATAAAGATTGCCGTTAAGCTCGTTCCTCAgagtttcttctgtttgtttgtgagCTTTAGGTTGTAGGTGGCAGTCCTGGCTGCAGAGTTCATCAGCTGCTTACGTGACTAACAGgtttttggttgtgttttctAGACACAGCAACATGTCAAATAATTTGAGTCAGTTTGCTGCTTTTCAATAGTTGTGCTAACTTGAATTGAACAAAGATTGTCATTCTTCTTTGATTCATCTCTGCAAACTTAGGTCACCCACTTATGTGCGTGTAAATATATCTGGTCTGCTCTGAGAGTTGAGCCGTTTAACAGCGCTGTAGCCCAATGGATGttaacaaaacaatttttgtttacCCTACTAGTTGTGCTCTCgtggagaagaaaaggacagaCTTCATCTTAGTTGGACCTGTTTTGCTGAATATACCAAACttgcctgtttttctgctttatatGTTTTTAGAGGTTGCGCTTGGGGTCTTTCATGAAAATATACTTTGAGTTGCTTGCAAATActagtttaattttcttttactctgttttagaaagagagaggaggagaagaagagagaagttTTGAATAATCctgtaaaaatgaagaaaatcaaagaacTGGTAGGTGTTTCTCAGTACTCCTTCACAGACTCAAAGCACTGAACGCACTGAGGACAGGTTCATAGGTCAAGTTAATATTTAGGAGGAGGAGCTGAGTTCTGTTTACTGACTTTCGTAGGAAAACGGAATAAATTCAGCTTTGTATAATCCCCGTATAATAGGACAAGGTTCCCTATCAGTCTGTCGGCAACAACTAATTTCTCATCCTTTTGGATACAGGcgtatttttctcttcctgctcctaAGATGTGCTTTTTCAGCTAGTGATTAATTGTTGACTTAGTACCACAGAGTGATAGCAGATGCAGGATTTTGCGTGAATTGGTACCGTGCTGACACTCCGTTGAGCTCTCTAGTTTTGAGAGAGGACCTTGCTAAAAGCTTTATCTTTTGTCCCAAGAGCCTCTCCACAGAGAACTCTGTTACTTTGCCCTTTCCTTGTGATGCTGACTGCACGGGTGTAGGGACAGTAATTATTGCTAATGAGATAGCGTTTTGCTTTATAGCTGCAAAACAGTTTggataaaaaagagaaaaagaagaagaaagagaagaagaagaagcacaAGAAACATCGACATCGCAGTTCTAGCAGTGAAAGTGCCAGCAGTGATGAGGAGCGAAGCAAAGCTAGGTATGTTTCAGggttttgtaataaaaatatcgTGTCCTGTTTCAGTTGGctgtttttcttgcctttctaATCCTCTGCAAGTCTTACCTTTCTGATTAATGCTCTTAATTTGCTTAACCATTTCTGCATTGTTACTTCATTGTTTttgtatcattatttttatgacatcttaatttaaaaaatgttatattatTGAGTTCATCTGCTTCAAAActactcttctgttttctctttaggTCTCAGAAGAAGATGAACAGTTCCTCCTGGAAACCTGCTCCTACCAAAGTCCCAGGATACGGCTTACAGGTAAGTACCTGTGTTTCGCACAGCTTTCAGCAGCAAATTCGTGGGTTAGGGAGGAGCAAGAGTTTAGGCAGCTTGTTGCAAGAGGCTGTTCCACCAAGTAGAAGAGGATTATG
Encoded proteins:
- the CWC25 gene encoding pre-mRNA-splicing factor CWC25 homolog, giving the protein MGGGDLNLKKSWHPQTLRNVEKVWKAEQKHEAERKKIEELQRELQEERAREEMQRYAEDMGTVRKREEKLEWMYQGPGGMVNREEYLMGRPVDKYVFEKTEDKDAGCSNETGLLPGSIFAKSGANSVLDMANKIREDPLFMIRKREEEKKREVLNNPVKMKKIKELLQNSLDKKEKKKKKEKKKKHKKHRHRSSSSESASSDEERSKARSQKKMNSSSWKPAPTKVPGYGLQVRDSDLSHKSRSSPAAGQERAPHKHRDRSRSRSQSRSPQRRVSKKSTEQSGCRGSRSPSRHSKHNREEKGRARSPSPKKSYRRQHVPGYTRKISPEELERKRQEMMENAKWREEERANNLRKHRKEEELERELEKLDSRDGKFLHRLKLESASTSTLEDRVKRNIHSLQRTPAALEKNFMQR